A window of Desulfuromonas soudanensis genomic DNA:
TGCAGCCGGACGCCGCCGGTTTCGAAGGAGATGACCACCGCCGGGCGCTTTGCCTCGGGGAGCTCCGGGTTGGCGGCCAGCATCCTGTCGTAGGCCTTGCGGGCCAGGCGCACAATGTTGACCAGCTTCGCTCCGTGCACTTCGCCGACGGATCCGCCGATAAAGCGCCCTTCCTGGGAAGCCACGAACAGGGGTTTTGTGCCGAGCAGGCCGACGCCGGTGACGATGCCGTCATCGAATTCCACCGCCTCGCCGAGCAGGGGGAGATGCGGACTGGAAAACCGGTGCCTGGGTCCGGCCAGTTCGGTGAAGGTGCCGGCATCCACCAGGCCGAGGGCGCGGGTGCGCGCGCTGCACTCGAGGAAACTGCGTTGCTGAAGGCTGTCCCATCGGCTAGACATCCCGATCCTCCCCGGATATTTCCGACAGCGCCTGGCGCAGTCGCAGCGAGACGACGACCGGAGTCGCGTTGTTGTCATTGATCTCAAGGACGGCGTTGGCCACTCCGGTGTCGTTGACAAATCGCTCCAGGACGCGCCGCCACACTTCGGCATAGCCGGTGACCGGGGTGACGATTTTCACCCTGACCGCACCGCAGAGGTCCCGGGGCTCCATGATGACTTCCATGTCACCGGAACCGACCACGCCGAAATGGAGGAAATCCGCGGGAAAGTCCCGGGGTTTTTCCGCTTTCAACTCAAAGATGAGTTCATGCAGCTGTTTTGCCATAATGCAGGACCTCCGGTTGCTACCAATTTCTGAACCGGGCGGGTGGATCGTAAAGCCCGCCGGACCAATCCACGAGTTCTCTGATGTTCTTGGCGGCCAGAAGCGAACGATTGGCCCGGCTCCGGTCGATGCCCAGGTCTTCGGGAGTCCGGATGATCCCCCTGTCCCGCAACGCCTGGGTTTGTGCCGGTTTGGCCGCCAGGCCCACTTCCGTATAGCCGGCGACAGCACGGATGGCCGCCATCCGCTCTTCGAGATTGCGGCATTTGTGCAGAAAGGCAATCCCCTCTTCGGTGAGGATGTGGGTCAGGTCATCGGCGTAAATCATCACCGGCGGCAGCGCCAGTTTGGCGTTTTTGGCCAGTTTCCAGGCATCGAGTTCGTCGACGAAGGAGGGGACCATCTTCTCCCCGAAACTCTCCAGCATCTGAACCACCAGGCGCTTGCCGCGAGGCATGGGTCCGAGGTACTCCTGCTGGGAAGTGAACTCCGCACCGCATTTGAGCCAGGCGTCGCTCGGGTGGCGACGACCCTTGGCGTCACAACCCATATTGGGGGCGCCCCCGAAACCGGCCACACGCGTCGCCGTGGCCGTGCTGCTGTTGCCGTACTTGTCGATCTGCAGGGTCCCGCCGATGAACAGGTCGCAGGCATAATGACCGGCGGTCTGGCTGAAGGCCCGGTTGGAACGCATAGTGCCGTCGGGACCGAGGAAAAAGACGTCTCCGCGGGCCTCGCAATATTTCTGCATGCCGAGTTCGCCGCCGAAACTATGGATCGATTCCACCCAGCCGCTCTCAATGGCCGGAATCAGGGTGGGGTGCGGATTCAGGGCAAACTGCGTACAGATTTTCCCCTTAAGGCCCAGTTCTTCTCCGTAGGTGGGGAGGATCAGTTCGATCGCCGCCGTGTTGAAGCCGATGCCGTGATTGAGGCGCTTGACGCCGTACTCACCGTAAATTCCCTTGATCGCCATCATCGCCATAAGCACCTGAGTATCGGTGATATTGGCCGGATCGCGGGTAAAGAGGGGCTCGAGGAAGAAGGGTTTCGGCGATTCGATGACGATGTCCACCCATTCGCCGGGGATATCCACCCGCGTGACTTTGTCCACCAGTTTGTTGACCTGGGCGATGACGATCCCCTGGCTGAATTTGGTGGCCTCGACGATGGCGGGCGTATCTTCGGTGTTGAACCCGGTGTAAAGGTTGCCGTCGGCATCCCCCTCATAGGCGCAGATCAGGGAGACGCGAGGCGTCAGGTCGATAAAGTAACGGGCGAAGAGTTCCAGATAGGTATGGATGGCGCCAAGTTCGAGTTTCCCCTGTTTGATGGCCTCGGCCAGGCGCCCTCCCATCGGTCCGCTGTAGGCGAAATCCAGTTTTTTGGCGATGCCGATCTCGAACAGGTCGAGGTGCACCGGCAGCGGCACGGCCGACTGCACCATATGCAGATCATGGATGCGCCGGGTATCGCATTTACTCAGCGCTTCGGCGAGAAAATCCGCCTGCTTCTGATTATTCCCTTCAATATTGACCCGATCGAAGGGGCGGATGACGGCTTCAAGGACCCGGGTGGTCTCTGCGGCCGCCACCACCTTGCCGTTGTGGATATAGGGCGTCGCACCGCTCATCCGTTCCAGATAATCGGTCTTCCGCGTGTCCCACCTTTTTGTTTCTTTCATTGCCGCTTTCCTTGTTTGAGACAAAGGATCAAGACCGACTCGGGCACTAAAACGGGATCGAATTATGAAACCGACGGACAGAACCTCAGGGGGTCAGCATGCCGATGGTGGAGATGAAAACCCCGGCGGCGATGGCCGATACGATGAGTCCGCTGAGGCTGGAGCCCATCGCTAAGGGCATGATCATGCAGTAGGGATTCTCTTCCATGGCAATCTTCTGGGCGATCTTGGCGGTCGTGGGCATGCAGGACACTCCGGCAATGCCGATGACCGGGTTGAAATTGCGTTTGGTGACCAGGTACATGATCCAACCGCCAAGGATGGCGCCCAGAGCCGAGATCGTCAGGGCGACAATGCCGAGGACGACGAGGATGCCCACCTTGGGGTTGAGAATGGTTTTGGCATCGCAAAGGACACCGAGAAGGAGCCCGAGAAAGAAGGTCCCGCCATAGAGGATGGTGCTTTCCAGCAGGGCGTGCAAAGGCTCGATTTCCGCCTCCTTGATCGCCATGCCGATGAAAAAGGACATGATCAACGGTGCCGCAACGGGGAGGAGCAGGCAGAGGACCGTGTTGATCACCAGGATGGAGATGAATTTCTTCTTTTTGGAGACGAAGCCCATTTCAAAATCGGTTTCAATGCCGCGATATCTGGCGGGGATAAGGAGCTTGACCAGGTAGGGATAGCCGACATAGGTCAGACTCAGGTAAAGGTAGGCGATGATGGAAATCGGAACGAAGAGGTCCTTGGCGAGCATCAGGGACGTGAAGAGGACCATGGGTCCGTCAGCCCCGCCGATGGTGGCCACAGCGGCCGCCTCTCCGGGCTGCAGCCCGAGCTTGAGCCCGATAACCAGGGTGGCGAATGTTCCCATTTCGGCGAAGATGGCCACGATGATGCAGGCCCAGGGACGCATGAGGAGAAAGCTGATGTCGCTCATGGCACCGATGCCCATAAAGACCAGGCAGGCCACCAGTCCGTTGCTGAAGGTGAAATTGTAGACCGGCTGAAGAAAGTTGACCTGCAGGAGGTTGATCAGGGTGTCGGGGTCGCTTGCCAGCGGATTGAGAATGATGTTTCCCGTGGCACCGCCGTCGAGAAAAAGGACGCCGCAATTGACGGCAATCATGCCGAGACCCATGGGGACCATGATCAGAGGTTCCAGAGTGCGTTTGAAACCGTAGTAGGCCAGGACCATGCCGAAAACAATCAAAACGACTCGGGAGATGGCAACGAGCGGTTCATCGACAAAGAAGGAGCCAATGCCCGGGAAAAGATGGATGAGTTGGTCCATGATCAGTCAGCCTCCTGCTCGTTGCCGGAATCGGATTTCCCCATCAGGCGGTTGATGACGACGATCAGCCCCACCACTGCCAGCGATATCAGGGCGGTGAGCCCGTAGGCCATTAAAGCGTAAGCGATGCTGTTCATTCGATTCACCCATTGAGTTGCAGATTTTCGGCCAGGGATGTCAAACGATACCCGCGGACACTGCCGTCATTCCGGTTTCTGAATATCGCCCAGTCTTTGTATACCAAAAAGTTATTCTTGTATACAACAAATATCGCCCAGGGAAATTTCCTTCGCTCCTTCCTCTCTGCCGGTTGAATTCTCGGGATTTCCGTTAGTTTCTCCGAGGAGGGCTGGCTTGTCAGGCCACCCGACCAATGGACGTCAACGGACTCCGGTCAAAATTCAATGATCTCCGGGGCTCCCGACTTGCTCGGCAGATCCGCGTACCCTTCGGGAATCCTGACCAGAAAGACGGGGATGGTGGATTTGTGCAGGACCTTGACCGCACAAGATCCGAGGAGCGCCCCCTGATCCATGGTTCTGCGGTGGGTCCCCATGACAATGACATCGGCGCCCACGCGCTGAGCGCACTGCAGAACGGCCTGGTCGGGTGTGGCCTCAATCACGTTGATGGTGCCGACATACTTGAATCCGTCGGGGTCATCGATAATTGCCGATCGGCACATCGCTTCCACCTGATTTTTAATCTCCCCCTTGACCCGTTCGCGGGCCTGGCGGTGAAATTCATCGGACTTTTTATCCCCCAGGTAGGTGTCGGCAATTCTTTGCGCCTGGGTGTTGAGGGGTGCCATGCCGCAGACGATTTCGATTTTGGCATCGTACTGCCGGGCAAGACTCAGGGCGTAACGAAAGACATAGGGGGCTCCAGTGCCCAGTCCGGTGGCATAAGCAATCGTTTTGATCTGTGGAATCACAGGCACCTCCTGAAATAAGTCGATTGTCGGTTAAGTCGCAGGGGTGGGTCATTTCTCCCCCGGACGATTCGGGACAATTTCTAGGCCGCGGTCACCAGGCGAGAGACCGGTCCGGCCAATTTTCTCCCCTGGCGGGCCAGTCCTTCCTCCCGTCGGCTGTCGCCGCCAGGGGGCCGATCGAGCGCCTTGTTCAACTGTTCGGCCAAGGGTCGGGTCCAGATTTCCTGGACTCCTCCGAGGCGAAAAAAACTTTCAACTCCCGGAGCAAAGGCCGGCGAAGACCCGCTCAACTCCTGCAAAAGTTCCAGGGGGAGTTTGGTAATCCGAGCCATAGCCGGCAGGTTCATCACCCGCACCCTGGCCTCGGGAAGGGCATGAATTTCATCGGCCATCAGTCCGAAGGAGAGAAAGCCCCCGCTGACCGCCTCGGCATAAACCAGGGTCAGAAGCCGGTGACCGTTCATTCTGGCCAATTCGAGGCATTTCACCAGATGGGCCAGGTAACCATTGATGCCGAGCAGTTCATCTTTTTTGCTCAGGCGCTGGCCTTGAGTGTCGACCAGCATCAGAATGGGGAGGCCAGGCCGGTCCCTGACAATTTCCAGGACGAAGTCGGCGAGGGCCAAGGCGGTCTCCACGCCCACCGCAAGATGGTCGGTGGTCCCCAGCACGGCCATTTCGCCTTTGGGGGTTGTGGCCAGGCCGGTGATCACTCCGTCCGCGGCCGTGACCGCATGGCCTGAGGGGAAAAGTTCGTTGAGCAATGCCGTGATGGTCATGATTCCCTCCGACAGACCCGGTTGGCCGCCTGCAGAAAACTCTCGATATCCAGCAGGGGTAATTGCGGCGGGTCGTCAAACCCGAGGTCGCCCCAGATTTCAGTGCTGTCCTGGCAGGCGCCATAACGTGTCAGACGGTGCTTGAGGGTCCGGTGTTCCTCTTCCAGTCCCGGCAATGACAAGGCCTGCACCGGTTGGGCGAGGGTCTCCGTCACCGCCTGGCGGTAGGCGGCAATATCGTCCTCCACCAGGCGTTGCACCTCCCCGAGCAGGTAACGGTGTTTGCCGCCCATCGTGCGCCAGACCAGGGCGCGGTCGCTGGCATCGAATTCCTCGACACCCATGGTGGTTTCGATCACATCCGGTCCGGACAACCCGAGACGACCTTCTTCATTAATGATCAGGCTGTCACAGCATCGCGCCACGATCCCCATGCCTCCGAAGCAGCCGTAGACTCCGCCGATCAGGCCGATGACCGCAATCCCGGCCCCCCGGGCGGCAAGCAGAGCGCGGATGATCTCGGAAATAGCGATCAGTCCGGCATTGGCCTCGTGGAGGCGCACCCCGCCGGATTCAAGAAGCAGCAGAACGGCCGACGGTTTTTCCTTGGCCGCCAGTTCCAGCAGGCCGGTCAGCTTGGCGCCATGGACCTCTCCGACCGACCCGCCCATGAAGCCGCCTTCCTGGCTGGCGATCAGGACCGGGTTGCCGTTCAAACGGCCGCGGCCGATGACGATACCGTCATCAAAGGCGCAGGGCTGTCCGAGGGACTCGAGGTGAGGGCTGGTGAGGCGCTCGGCCGGGCCGAGAATTTCCACAAAGCTGTCGGCGTCCAGCAATCGGGCGATACGACCCCGGGCGTTGGCTTCATAATAGCTGTGGCCCCGTCTCAGGCCGGACAGGTCGCTCATGACGTCCTCCCCTGGTACTCTTCCACGGCCTGATCCAGGCGCAGGCTGACCACCGCCGGTGAAGCTCCTCCGTCATTGATGGAGATCCTCAGGTTGGCCAGATCATGGCGGGCCGCAAAATCCTCCAGGACGGCCTGCCAGATCGTGCCAAAACCCCGGGCGGAGGTGCTCACCGTGATCTGGCAGCAGCCGTTGAAGTCAGCGTGTTCAACCATGACTTCGAGATTCCCCGAGGAGACAACCCCGACCAGGACTACGGGACGCCCGATTCTCCCCTGCGCCGAGGCTTGAAATTCGAACTTCAGATGTTCCATTGCGAGTCCTTTTTTAAGCAATCACCGGCTTGTCCGCCTACCAGTTGCGAAAACGTTGCGGTGGCTGGTAAAGCCCACCGGACCAGTGGACAAGTTCCTTGATGGATCGGGCGGCCAGGAGGTCGCGGGTGGCCAGGCGTTTATCGATTCCGAGGTCCTCCGGGCGTTGGATAATCCCCCGGTCCCGCAGATTTTCGACCATGCCGCGCGACCGTTTCTGGCCGACGGGAGTATATCCGGCCACCCCGCGGATCGCTTCATTGCGCTCTTCGAGAGTCCGGCAGAGGAGGAGGTTGGCAATCCCCTCCTCGGTGACAATGTGGCTGACATCGTCGCCATAGACCATCACCGGCGGGAGGTCCATGCCGGTTTTCTCCATGACCTCCCAGGCATCGAGCCGTTCGACAAAGGTCGGCTGCATCTGCTCGCGGAAGGTTTCCACCATCTGTACAACCAGTTTCCGACCCCGCGGCATCGCTGCCGGCCGCTCCTGGGCCTGTCGGCCAGCCTTGAGCCAGGCCGGCTGGCCAT
This region includes:
- the mdcA gene encoding malonate decarboxylase subunit alpha; the protein is MKETKRWDTRKTDYLERMSGATPYIHNGKVVAAAETTRVLEAVIRPFDRVNIEGNNQKQADFLAEALSKCDTRRIHDLHMVQSAVPLPVHLDLFEIGIAKKLDFAYSGPMGGRLAEAIKQGKLELGAIHTYLELFARYFIDLTPRVSLICAYEGDADGNLYTGFNTEDTPAIVEATKFSQGIVIAQVNKLVDKVTRVDIPGEWVDIVIESPKPFFLEPLFTRDPANITDTQVLMAMMAIKGIYGEYGVKRLNHGIGFNTAAIELILPTYGEELGLKGKICTQFALNPHPTLIPAIESGWVESIHSFGGELGMQKYCEARGDVFFLGPDGTMRSNRAFSQTAGHYACDLFIGGTLQIDKYGNSSTATATRVAGFGGAPNMGCDAKGRRHPSDAWLKCGAEFTSQQEYLGPMPRGKRLVVQMLESFGEKMVPSFVDELDAWKLAKNAKLALPPVMIYADDLTHILTEEGIAFLHKCRNLEERMAAIRAVAGYTEVGLAAKPAQTQALRDRGIIRTPEDLGIDRSRANRSLLAAKNIRELVDWSGGLYDPPARFRNW
- a CDS encoding universal stress protein, which produces MIPQIKTIAYATGLGTGAPYVFRYALSLARQYDAKIEIVCGMAPLNTQAQRIADTYLGDKKSDEFHRQARERVKGEIKNQVEAMCRSAIIDDPDGFKYVGTINVIEATPDQAVLQCAQRVGADVIVMGTHRRTMDQGALLGSCAVKVLHKSTIPVFLVRIPEGYADLPSKSGAPEIIEF
- the mdcC gene encoding malonate decarboxylase acyl carrier protein encodes the protein MAKQLHELIFELKAEKPRDFPADFLHFGVVGSGDMEVIMEPRDLCGAVRVKIVTPVTGYAEVWRRVLERFVNDTGVANAVLEINDNNATPVVVSLRLRQALSEISGEDRDV
- the mdcC gene encoding malonate decarboxylase acyl carrier protein, producing MEHLKFEFQASAQGRIGRPVVLVGVVSSGNLEVMVEHADFNGCCQITVSTSARGFGTIWQAVLEDFAARHDLANLRISINDGGASPAVVSLRLDQAVEEYQGRTS
- the mdcE gene encoding biotin-independent malonate decarboxylase subunit gamma, whose translation is MTITALLNELFPSGHAVTAADGVITGLATTPKGEMAVLGTTDHLAVGVETALALADFVLEIVRDRPGLPILMLVDTQGQRLSKKDELLGINGYLAHLVKCLELARMNGHRLLTLVYAEAVSGGFLSFGLMADEIHALPEARVRVMNLPAMARITKLPLELLQELSGSSPAFAPGVESFFRLGGVQEIWTRPLAEQLNKALDRPPGGDSRREEGLARQGRKLAGPVSRLVTAA
- a CDS encoding biotin-independent malonate decarboxylase subunit beta, whose product is MSDLSGLRRGHSYYEANARGRIARLLDADSFVEILGPAERLTSPHLESLGQPCAFDDGIVIGRGRLNGNPVLIASQEGGFMGGSVGEVHGAKLTGLLELAAKEKPSAVLLLLESGGVRLHEANAGLIAISEIIRALLAARGAGIAVIGLIGGVYGCFGGMGIVARCCDSLIINEEGRLGLSGPDVIETTMGVEEFDASDRALVWRTMGGKHRYLLGEVQRLVEDDIAAYRQAVTETLAQPVQALSLPGLEEEHRTLKHRLTRYGACQDSTEIWGDLGFDDPPQLPLLDIESFLQAANRVCRRES
- the madB gene encoding Na+-transporting malonate decarboxylase, carboxybiotin decarboxylase subunit, translated to MDQLIHLFPGIGSFFVDEPLVAISRVVLIVFGMVLAYYGFKRTLEPLIMVPMGLGMIAVNCGVLFLDGGATGNIILNPLASDPDTLINLLQVNFLQPVYNFTFSNGLVACLVFMGIGAMSDISFLLMRPWACIIVAIFAEMGTFATLVIGLKLGLQPGEAAAVATIGGADGPMVLFTSLMLAKDLFVPISIIAYLYLSLTYVGYPYLVKLLIPARYRGIETDFEMGFVSKKKKFISILVINTVLCLLLPVAAPLIMSFFIGMAIKEAEIEPLHALLESTILYGGTFFLGLLLGVLCDAKTILNPKVGILVVLGIVALTISALGAILGGWIMYLVTKRNFNPVIGIAGVSCMPTTAKIAQKIAMEENPYCMIMPLAMGSSLSGLIVSAIAAGVFISTIGMLTP